One genomic window of Papaver somniferum cultivar HN1 unplaced genomic scaffold, ASM357369v1 unplaced-scaffold_150, whole genome shotgun sequence includes the following:
- the LOC113335858 gene encoding PLAT domain-containing protein 3-like translates to MVTSEVNNKSFSLLLVSVLLSFAILSQSADDCVYTVYTRTGSIIKGGTDSKISLRLYSKYGKYIEIPNLESWGGLMGPGYDYFERGNLDIFSGRGYCLGSPVCAMNLTSDGTGSGHGWYVNYVEVTTTGAHINCGQQNFEVEDWLALDRSPYSLTAIKNNCNQKLSENSHSAESM, encoded by the exons ATGGTTACATCTGAAGTCAACAACAAGAGCTTCTCTCTTCTCCTCGTCTCTGTTCTTCTCTCTTTTGCAATCCTCTCTCAATCTGCT GATGATTGTGTATACACAGTGTACACAAGAACAGGATCAATCATCAAAGGAGGAACGGATTCAAAAATCTCACTAAGACTATACAGCAAATACGGTAAGTACATCGAGATCCCAAATCTTGAATCATGGGGTGGACTAATGGGTCCTGGTTACGACTATTTCGAAAGAGGTAATCTTGATATTTTCAGTGGAAGAGGTTATTGTCTGGGTTCACCGGTTTGTGCCATGAATCTTACTTCCGATGGTACTGGTTCCGGTCACGGATGGTATGTGAATTATGTTGAAGTTACAACTACCGGGGCACATATTAACTGTGGTCAACAGAATTTTGAAGTTGAAGATTGGCTTGCTCTTGATAGATCTCCTTATAGTCTTACCGCTATTAAGAATAATTGTAATCAGAAATTATCTGAAAATTCTCATTCTGCTGAGTCTATGTAA